TTCAAAAGCACTGCTGTTGATTGTCTCTAAACTTTCCGGCAGTCTGACTTCTGTCACATATTTACAGTCATGAAATGCCTCCGTACCAATCTCATGCATTCCGTCTGCAACCGTAACAATTCCCTGTTTCATCGCAGGACATACCATCATTCTCATGTATTTCTTCTTTTCATATAAAATACCGTCCACACTTTTAAAATATGTGTTTTCCGGTACAACTATAATCTCTTCTAATGCCTTACAGTCCCTGAATACGTAACTTCCAACACTTGAAATTTTCGAAGTCAGCTCCAGTTTCTTTATCTTCTCACACCCCCACAGTGCCATATCATCAATCTTCCATAAGGTCTGTGGCAAGGTTATATTTTCAATATTTTTGCAGTTGTAAAAAGCTGCTTCTTCAATAACCTCAACGCCCTCCGGCAGTATGACCTGCGTTTTGCTGCTTCCCTGCGGAAAATAGTATAAATCTTCAACTGATTTATCATACAATATGTTATCCTGGACTTTGTATTTTGTACTGCCGGTGGCTTTTACTGTATTCACATTGGGCAGATCTACAATACGGTTAGAGATAACTGCCGTAGAAGTCGTTATATCCAGTTCCGTAATTAAATCACTTCCGCCAAAAGTAAAATCTTTCATCTCCGTAACGCTGCCCGGTATCATTACCGTTCCTTTTTTCGCAGAGGTACCGGAAACTGTTATGCTTTCTAAATTTTCACAACTTCTGAATGCATATGATGCGATCGTCTGTAAGGTCTTTGGCAGTTCCACAGACTTTAATTTCGTACAGTGATAAAATGCTCTATATCCTAATGCAGTAACCCCATCCGGAACTTTGACGCTCTCAATATCTTTTCCCTCAAATGCCGACTCACCGATGGAAGTTACCCCTGCCGGAATCGCAATCTCTGTTTCATACCCTCTGTAATCTGTTAAAACTCCATTTTCAATTACAAAACCATTTTTATCTTCTAGTGCATTGCCCACAGAAAACACATGCTCTGTCTCCGCCGCATCCTCCTCTGTTTCCATGATTTCTGTCACGTCCCTGTCTGCGTACAGATTCTGTGCCAACACAGGGGAAGCACTTATCTCTCCTGATAGCATCACTGCCGCTAATACTCCTAATAACATTTTCTTACTCACGCAATACTCCTCCAGCTGCCTGCTGCAACCTCATTTTCTTTTAAAGAAATCATTTTTCACAATATTTTTATCTTAGCGTATCATTATCATTTATGTCAATTGACGGTCTAGTCCTCTGGTACCATAAAACAAAAAATAAGTGTGAAAAAATTTTCTTCCACACTTATTTTTGTCTATGATTTTATTTTTACGCTTCGATCACAAGCTCTTCTTTTGTGACCTCTCCTTTTTCGATATGGAAAGAATTAAGTACAAGTTCCTCCGGATTCATCAGCGAAAGGATAAGATAGTTCATCTTCGGATCATACGCTAAGCGGATGTCTTCCTGGGACGGGCGTGACGGCGATTCCGGGTGCGAGTGAAAATTGCCGAGAAGTACGCCTTTTTTCTGGCGGATATCTTTGATCGCCGCAAGCTGCTCTGCCGGATCCATGGAAAAATGTTCCCTGCTCTCGTCTACGTTGCGAAGCAGATACACGTCTGTCACCACACGTTTGTCACCTTCCACATAGCCACCAAGCAGTCCGCATGCCTCGTTCGGGAGTCCTTTTTTTGCATGATCCACGATTTTATTGTAATCTTCCTGTTTTAAAATCAGCATATGCGCCTCCTAAGTTAAATACCGTCTGTGCAGACAACCTGCTCGTAGTCGATCAGTTCTGTGATTGTCGGATGTTTTCCACATACTGCGCAGCCATCAGTATTAGACGGCAGTTTAACTTTGTGGAACTCCTGATTGATTGCATCGTAGGTTAAAAGATAACCGGTTAAAAGTTTTCCTACACCGAGAATGTACTTGATTGCTTCCATTGCCTGTAAACTTCCGATCACAC
The Roseburia rectibacter DNA segment above includes these coding regions:
- a CDS encoding M67 family metallopeptidase, with the protein product MLILKQEDYNKIVDHAKKGLPNEACGLLGGYVEGDKRVVTDVYLLRNVDESREHFSMDPAEQLAAIKDIRQKKGVLLGNFHSHPESPSRPSQEDIRLAYDPKMNYLILSLMNPEELVLNSFHIEKGEVTKEELVIEA